CCGGCGTGCCCGCCAGTCCCCGCCCTCGATGCGGGTGCCCCGTGCGCGCAGGCGGGCGGCGACGGGCGGCGCGGCCAGGTACACCCAGGCCCGCCGGACCGCCCCGTCGGCGGTGCGGACGACATCGCGGGCGACCCGCTCGTAGAGGTTGCGGGGGTCGCCGGGCGTCTCGCACTCCTCCAGCCGGTCGAGGGCGAGCAGCAGTTCGCCGTACGCCTCGGGCAGCGGGGTGACCAGATCGCCGCGCACCGAGCCGCCGGGCTCGTCGACGGCGTACGGATAGCCGGGGCCGTCGTAGAGGACGGCGCCGGGGAGCCGGCCGGGCTCCTCGGCGCGGGTGCGGCCGCGCAGCAGGAGGTCGTGGTTGGGTTCGCCGGGGCGGAGGGTGCCGTAGACGAAGAAGGGCAGGGGGGAGGGGGACCGCACGGAACTCACGGAAGCGATTCTGTCCCCCGCGCACCCGCACGTCTCCGCCCGGCCCCCGGCATGCCCGCGGCCCGGCGCACGGCGGGCGTGCGCCGAGCCCCGTACGGGGCCTAAGCACCGTACGGGCGGCGCTCCTTGGCCTCCTTCAGAGCGCGGGCCCACCAGGTCAGCTGGTCCAGCATCGTCTTCGCCGCCGCGTCCGGGCCGGACGGGTCCTTCGGGCGGCCCTCCGGGGTGAAGGACGCGGCGGCGTTGTGGAAGGAGACCGTGTCGCGGACGGTGACGGCGTGCAGTTCGGCGAAGACCTGGCGGAGGTGTTCCGTCGCGCGCAGGCCGCCGGAGATGCCGCCGTAGGAGACCAGGGCGA
Above is a genomic segment from Streptomyces glaucescens containing:
- a CDS encoding gamma-glutamylcyclotransferase family protein; amino-acid sequence: MSSVRSPSPLPFFVYGTLRPGEPNHDLLLRGRTRAEEPGRLPGAVLYDGPGYPYAVDEPGGSVRGDLVTPLPEAYGELLLALDRLEECETPGDPRNLYERVARDVVRTADGAVRRAWVYLAAPPVAARLRARGTRIEGGDWRARRS